The sequence GGCCGGGTAGCTCACTCCGGCGAAGTAGAGGCCATCCGGCATGAAGGTCGGCGGCGCCACCGTCCGGTCGCGCAATGCCAGCAGTTCAGCCATCCAGTCCGGCGGCATGGCGCCCTTGCCGATATGGATCAGCGCCCCCATCAGGTTGCGCACCATATGGTGCAGGAAGCCGCCAGCGGACACGTCGAAGCGCAGCAGGTCGCCGTCGCGGGCGATCTCGAACCGGGTCAAGTGCTTGACCGGGCTGGCCGCCTGGCACTCCGAGGAACGGAAGCTCGAGAAGTCGTGCTCGCCCAGCAGCAGCACGGCCGCGGCCTGCATCGCCGCCAGGTCGAGCGGCGCATGGTGCCAGCCGACCCGTCCGGCCAGCAGCGCGGAGCGGACCGGGTGGTTGAGCAGCAGGTAACGGTAGTGCCGCGCCGTTGCGGAAAAGCGTGCATGGAAGGCCTCGTCGACCTCGCGCGCCCAGCGTACCGCGATGCTCGGCGGCAGGAAGCTGTTCACGCCGCGCACCCAGGCGGTCAGCGGGCGGACTGCGCCGGTGTCGAAATGGGCGACCTGCAGGCTGGCATGCACGCCGGCGTCGGTCCGACCCGCCGCATGCAGGCGCACCGGCGCGCCGGCGAGACGGGCGATGGCGGTCTCGAGCGTGTCCTGCACCGATAGTCCGTTCGGCTGCGACTGCCAGCCGCAGAAGGCGCGTCCGTCGTATTCAAGGCCGAGCGCGATGCGCATGCCGTCTCCCGGTTGCGGCGGATCGCGGCCGCCGGACAAAACAAAAGGCGTGGACCGCTGAGCGGTCCACGCCGACAGGAAGTATAGCGGGCGCTTAGAGCTGGGCGAGCAGCGATTCCGCCGTCGACTTCTGCTCCGAGTTCCCTTCGTGCAGCGCCTCCTGCAGGATCTCGCGTGCGCCTTCCTTGTCGCCCATGTCGATATAGGCGCGGGCCAGGTCGATCTTGGTGGTCACCGGATCGTCGAGTTCGGCGCCGAAATCGATGATGTCGCTGCCGTTGGCCGGCTCCGGCGCCACGTCGAGATCGATGTTCATGTCGCCCAGGTCCAGCGCGGCGGCGTCGATCGAGGCATCGCCACCGGCAGCGGCCGGCTCGCCCAGGTCGAAGTTGAAGTCGAGATCGGAGGCCAGGTCGGGCGATTCGAGCTCGGCCGGGGCGAGCACCGGTTCGGCCAGGTCGAACGAAGGCATGGCCGGCTGCTTGGCATCGCCGCCCAGTTCCAGCGGAATGTCGAGCGACAGGATGCCGTCGTTGATGTCGGGCCGTGCGACCGGCGCCGGGGCCGGCTCGGCCGCGGCGGCCGGCAGGTCGAGGTTGAAGTCGCCGAGGTTGAAATCGAGCGAAGCATCCTCGGCCGGCGCGACGTCGACCATCGTGGCTTCGACCGGTTCGGGCTGCGGAGCCGCAGCCTGCGGCACGGGAGCTGGCGCCGGCGCAGCCGCATTGAAGCCGAGGTCGAAGTCGAGCGTGTCGGCCTCCGCGGCAGGCGCAGCAGGTTCCTCGATGTCGCCGAGCTGGAAGTCGAGGTCGCCCGCCACGTCCACCACCGGCTGGGCGGTGTCGAGCAGGTTCTCGGCCTTGCCTTCGGCCAGCGCGCTCAGCGTGCCGGCCGACAGCACCATGGTCTTGTCGAGATCGTTGGTATCGACCGGTGCCTGGTGCTGGTAGAGCGAGTTGTGCGGATCGAGGCCGCGGCCCATCTCAGCCGCCTGGGCCCACAGCGGGCCCTGGCCCTGGGTGCCGGCGTAGAGCTCCTGGGCGAGCTGTTCGAACGCCGCGACGTTCTTGCGGCCGCTGTAGATCTCGAGCAGCTTGAGGCGGACTTCCTGGCGGCTGCCGTCGCGCGTCAGCGCATCCTTGAGGATTTCCTCGGCCTGGGCATCGCGGCCGTAGGCCATGTAGACCTCGGCTTCGGCGATCGGGTCGACCTCGTCGGTATCGATGGTGCCGAGGCCGGCGCGGCTGAAGTCGGTCAGGAAGGAGTTCTCGGTCACGCCGGTGCTGATGACGGCTCCGCCGGTGTTGCCGACCATGGTGTTGGACTTGAGGTCGGAACCGGTGATCACGCTGTCTTCGAAATTGCCGCGCTTGCGCCGGCGCATCGCGAAGACGGCGCCGCCGATCGCGGCCAGCACGGCGAGCGCACCGCCGCCGAGCACCAGCGGGTTCTCGAGCAGCGAAGGTTCGGGTTCCGGCTCCGGCACGAAGACCGGCTTCTTCTTGGGCTTGGGCGTCTCGGCCGGCGGCGGGGCCAGGACCGGAGTCGGCGCCTCGACCGGCTTGGCCTCGGCGGCCGGCTCGGCTGCCGCGGGCTCGGCCGGCTTGGCCTCGACCTTGGGCGGTTCGACCGGGACCGGCGTCGGAGCCGGGGTGGGCGCCGGCGTCGGGGTCGGCTTGACCTCGGCCGCCTTCTCCACCGGCTTGGCCGCGGCCGCCTTGGCGGCTTCGGCCTGCTTCTGCAGCTCGGCGCCCTGCTTGTTCTTGAGCGCCAGCAGCTCTTCGAGCTTCTTGTTGGTCTTTTCCAGCTCGCTGACGCGCTGGTTGGCCTCGGCCAGCGCCTTCTGGCGGGCGGAGGCTTCTTCCTCGAGCGACTGCATGCGCTCGCGCAGCTTGCCCTCGTCGCCCTTGGACAGTTTGAGCGTGTCCTTGGCGGCCGGCAGTTGCGAGGCGGCCTTGTCTTCGACCTTGGCGGTGATCTTGCCGCTGCCCGGGGCCTGGTCGGCCTGCGAGGCACCGGCCGAACCGGCCAGCTTGGCACGGTAGCTGCGCCAGTCGTCGGCCTGGACCTTGACCTCGCGGATCGCTGCCTGGCGATCGACCTCGGTCAGCGTCTCGCGGCTCGGCACAGTAAGAATCCGGCCCTTTTTGAGCCGGTTCATGTTGTTGCCGTCGAATGCGCCCTGGTTGGCGCGGTAGAGCCCGACCAGCATCTGCTCGAGGCTCACGCCGTCGACCTGATTCTGGCGGGCGATGCCGGCCAGGGTCTCGCCCTGCTGCACGGTATGGGTCTGGCCCGACGGCGCCGGAGCCGCTTCCTGAGCCGGCTTGGCGACGGGTTCGGGCTTGGCGGCCACCATCGGCTTGGCCGGCTGCGGGGCCAGCGTGGGCTGCGGCCTGGCCGGCGCGGCGGCCGGCCGGCCGGCCACCGGAGCGGCGGTCACGCCGTTGGGGTTATAGCCGACCGGGTCGAGCAGCGCGGTATATTCGCGCAGCACGCGGCCGCCGTCCCATTTCAATTCGACCAGAAAATCGAGAAAGGGCTCGTTCAGCGATTGCGCCGAATTAACCGCGATGAAATATTGCCCGTTCGGGCGCTTATCCAAATTGAAACGCAGGCCGAGCGCGGTCGGCGGGTAATCGATTTGCGCTTCGCGGTAGGCTTCGACCGAGGCGAGCGCCGCGCGCAGCGACTCGACTTCGCCCGGCTGCACGGCGACCAGGTCGATTTCCGCGCGCAGAGGCTGCCCGAGCCCGGACAGCACATTCAATCGACCCAAGCCAGCCGACTGCGCAGCGAGTGGAATCGCTGCCATCGCCACGGCCATGACGGTGGCTTTGAGTTTTGATTTGATTCGCACGGCTCCCACCCTTTTGCGGATTCGTTATTGCAACAAGTAAATTAACATCATGGGGTTACCCACGCAAGCTCAGGCGCCACCTGAGTTTAGACACGGTTTGGGCCAAATAAAAACCCGCGTAAATTTGCCCATTATATTTCAATGGATACATGACATTGGCGTGAAACTTACCCAGGTCATCTACCCATCCATGATGGCGCGTTGCCGCGGTACGACACCGAGCCGCCAATGCGCGAACGCCCACCGCCACACCTCCGCCGGCGCCGCGCCGCGCAGCCCGGCCGGCGGCTGCTGGCCCAATATCGTCAACGCCTGCCATAACTCGAGCCCGGCGCGCTCGATTTCGAGCGCCGGTGCGCGGGTCTGCTTGCTGAGCTTCTCGCCGGCCGCGTTGGTCAGCACCGGCAGGTGCGCATAGCCGGGCAGCGGACTGCCGAGCGCCTGCTGCAGATAGATCTGTCGCGGCGTCGAATCGAGCAGGTCGGCGCCGCGCACGACGTGGCTGACGCCCTGCAGCGCATCGTCGACCACCACGGCCAGCTGATAGGCGAAGTAGCCATCGGCGCGCAGCAGCACGAAGTCGCCGAGGTCGCGCGCCAGCACCTGCGACTGCCAGCCCTGCACCGCGTCGAGGAATCCGGTCTCGCCCTCGCCCACCCTCAGGCGCCAGGCACGCGGCGCCCGGCCTGCGGCGAGGCCGGCGCGGCAGGTGCCGGGATAGACCGGACCGTCGATGCCGCGCAGGCTCGAATCGGCGATCTCGCGACGGGTGCAGGCGCAAGGATAGGCCAGGCCGGCCGCCACCAGGCGGTCGAGCGCGGCGCGGTAGTGGTCGAGCCGGCGGCTCTGGTAGACCACCTCGCCATCCCATTCGAAACCGTAGGCTTCCAGCGTGCGCAGGATGCCGCAGGCCGCGCCCGGCATTTCGCGCGGCGGGTCGAGATCCTCGATGCGCAACAGCCAGCGGCCGCCGGCCGCCCTCGCCTCCAGGTAGCTGCCGACCGCGGCGAGCAGCGAGCCGTGGTGCAGCGGCCCGGTCGGGCTCGGGGCGAAACGGCCGACGTAGGCCGCACTTATGCGGGGCGCATCTTTGGTAATAACCATGCCGAACGGGAGAGTGGGAGGGGGCTTCTGCTACAATCGCGGTCGTTTTAGCGCGCCGCAAAATCG is a genomic window of Chitinimonas koreensis containing:
- the gluQRS gene encoding tRNA glutamyl-Q(34) synthetase GluQRS, producing the protein MVITKDAPRISAAYVGRFAPSPTGPLHHGSLLAAVGSYLEARAAGGRWLLRIEDLDPPREMPGAACGILRTLEAYGFEWDGEVVYQSRRLDHYRAALDRLVAAGLAYPCACTRREIADSSLRGIDGPVYPGTCRAGLAAGRAPRAWRLRVGEGETGFLDAVQGWQSQVLARDLGDFVLLRADGYFAYQLAVVVDDALQGVSHVVRGADLLDSTPRQIYLQQALGSPLPGYAHLPVLTNAAGEKLSKQTRAPALEIERAGLELWQALTILGQQPPAGLRGAAPAEVWRWAFAHWRLGVVPRQRAIMDG
- a CDS encoding FimV family protein — translated: MGRLNVLSGLGQPLRAEIDLVAVQPGEVESLRAALASVEAYREAQIDYPPTALGLRFNLDKRPNGQYFIAVNSAQSLNEPFLDFLVELKWDGGRVLREYTALLDPVGYNPNGVTAAPVAGRPAAAPARPQPTLAPQPAKPMVAAKPEPVAKPAQEAAPAPSGQTHTVQQGETLAGIARQNQVDGVSLEQMLVGLYRANQGAFDGNNMNRLKKGRILTVPSRETLTEVDRQAAIREVKVQADDWRSYRAKLAGSAGASQADQAPGSGKITAKVEDKAASQLPAAKDTLKLSKGDEGKLRERMQSLEEEASARQKALAEANQRVSELEKTNKKLEELLALKNKQGAELQKQAEAAKAAAAKPVEKAAEVKPTPTPAPTPAPTPVPVEPPKVEAKPAEPAAAEPAAEAKPVEAPTPVLAPPPAETPKPKKKPVFVPEPEPEPSLLENPLVLGGGALAVLAAIGGAVFAMRRRKRGNFEDSVITGSDLKSNTMVGNTGGAVISTGVTENSFLTDFSRAGLGTIDTDEVDPIAEAEVYMAYGRDAQAEEILKDALTRDGSRQEVRLKLLEIYSGRKNVAAFEQLAQELYAGTQGQGPLWAQAAEMGRGLDPHNSLYQHQAPVDTNDLDKTMVLSAGTLSALAEGKAENLLDTAQPVVDVAGDLDFQLGDIEEPAAPAAEADTLDFDLGFNAAAPAPAPVPQAAAPQPEPVEATMVDVAPAEDASLDFNLGDFNLDLPAAAAEPAPAPVARPDINDGILSLDIPLELGGDAKQPAMPSFDLAEPVLAPAELESPDLASDLDFNFDLGEPAAAGGDASIDAAALDLGDMNIDLDVAPEPANGSDIIDFGAELDDPVTTKIDLARAYIDMGDKEGAREILQEALHEGNSEQKSTAESLLAQL
- the truA gene encoding tRNA pseudouridine(38-40) synthase TruA, with the protein product MRIALGLEYDGRAFCGWQSQPNGLSVQDTLETAIARLAGAPVRLHAAGRTDAGVHASLQVAHFDTGAVRPLTAWVRGVNSFLPPSIAVRWAREVDEAFHARFSATARHYRYLLLNHPVRSALLAGRVGWHHAPLDLAAMQAAAVLLLGEHDFSSFRSSECQAASPVKHLTRFEIARDGDLLRFDVSAGGFLHHMVRNLMGALIHIGKGAMPPDWMAELLALRDRTVAPPTFMPDGLYFAGVSYPAAFEIASEPCFRHYLV